AATAGAATTGTAGAAGAGAAAGGCAGGTGAGATTTAATAAATTCCAATGGGGACCTTGTGGTTTTATTTGTGAATAGGTGGGGAAGTGTATGAGAGAATTATTTGTATGAGTAAAGGTGTGACAAGAAAATGGATCTGGGGTCTTGTTTGGAAAgggtggggtggagggggggggggaaggtgtgGGAGAGAGGATGGAAGGAACCATTCCTGTTTGGGAAAGGAGGATGGTGAGGACACAAAGAAGCATGAAGCTGAGCAATTCCAGACTCTGTCCTAAGAGGTGAGGCCTCCAATTCTTTTCTGGCCTTCCACTATCTGATGTCAAGGAGTGGATAACTCTTATTTGAGGTGACCCAAACTATTTGACTCTCAGTCCTTCCTTCACCTACTTCTGTATTCTCTCAGGCTTCTGGATAAGGTAAATTCCTAGCAGAAAAGATTACTTGGGTATAGTGCAATCATATGCTCAGCATTTGATAAAAACCCTCAAAAAATGAGATATGTGAAAACGGCTGATTTTAGGTTGAGTGAAACTCCTCTAAGCTGAATCTGAAAACCACAACTAGTTGCAAGTGGCAGAAAAAAGGCAATTGTGCTCTCTAGAGATAAGGACAACTGATAGGTGgtgcagcaggaaaagaaaactattaAAATAAGTGCATTGGAAAGAATAGGATCAACGGCTGTAATGTTTTCTGCATAGCAAACCTGCTATTGCAGCTTGAGTTGTTCCCATTACAGCAAAACATTAATGGAAGGGCTTCAATAACTTGCctagcagagcagcaggcagcagtgccactgtAATTAAGCTTCTACCAGCACTTCTCTGCTAAACGCTTCTTCGGGGTCCTGTAACACTGCTTTCACATCTTTATTTGGTGCCCACAATATACTGTGCTGTGATTGATTTAACTTTTATCCAAAGATTATCATGTGAACCCAGGCTCGTCAGAGGCGCTTAGGGCAGGATAAGTGTGTTGGGGTCCTTAGGGCAGCGCTGATGCTGTGCAGACAGCCCGGCTGTGGGACacaggcagctgagctgtggtgAGATCACAGCACGTGTGCTCAGGGAGAGCCTTGTCTCTGTGCCACTGCCTAGCTGTGCAACACACATCATGGTGGGCTCGCAGGTACCTCGTTCCTGTTGCACCTTGCCTGCACTGAGGGGATCATGCCCATCCTTTTCTCAGTGCGTGGTGTTAGAAAATCTCTCAGCATTATGAGAATCCAATAGCCATTGAGTGTGTTAGCACAGCTAGGGGGCAGAAGTTTGGCTCTGCCACCCCCACTACTCCATCTGGACATAGAGAAGATGACTGATTTATCacagtggggagaaaaaataGACTCAGTAACTTCCATTTCTGCTCATTCTGGGTATTTAGCAGTGCCTCAGATGCTTTGTTCATGTCATTTTATGAAAGGGGGGAAGCCTCAGGAAGACTGTAGCTTCTGAAGACACCAACAAAAGCCTCTCCTTTCCTAGCACAGTTGTTGAAGCCCAAAAGGAAGGTTTGGAGATGTAATCTGTTTAAATCTGCTGGCTGCAAGCAAACTGTGCTTGAGATGAGTGCCCTGTagcagtgtctgtgctgctgtgcactaGGAGTATTCCATAGTGATTCTCCTTTCCAGCTTGTGCAGTTCCAGCTCCTCTCATGTCAGAGACAGCCAGAAGTGATCCTTTTGCAGGGGTGCAAGTCTAGGCGCCTTTGTGAGGCATCAAAATAAAAGGCAGTGCATCAAACAGGTTGCGTAAGGCTGtgcctttaaaataaagttatttttaattctctacCTAAATGGAGTACAGTCAGCCCCATCTAAAGTATGTCAGCTCCTAAGCTTAAATTCTTTGTGCTGATGCTTTTGAGGCTCATCCCTTGGCCATTAGCCCAAACAGCTGCTGTCATCAAAATGAAAGCTTGCTCAACTGTTTGGCTGCTGCTTATGGTTTCCAGAACTATCATGGGGTGAGCTTTCTGTGGCCAAAGGAATGTTGGCTAGAGGTGAGTGTTCTTCATGAACCctcttctgtgctgtgaagGATTTGGACCAGAGGGTGTCTGAACCTGGTGGCTGAAAATATCAGAGATGAGCAAAGATTAAAGAAGCGAATCTCATAGCTATGCCAGCAAAAGCTGAGTTTTCGTTATTGGTTGTGGTCTAAAGTAGGATAATTTGGGCAGCTGCAACAAAAGTCTGGTGTAAGTAATATGAATGActtaaataaacacatttctgaGAGGCAGAATTAAAGGAATGAAAAGGCACTGAAATTTGAGTCCCCAGACTAAATGTGAGCTTTATATAAGTCCCATAAAGCATAATCCCCATATGGAGCCGTGTGAGGCATGTTGGTTGTACATTTAGCAtctcataaaaacaaaatctgtgctgtgtttctcaaCAGTGTTTCTTCATGTAATGAATACTCTGTGTGGCTATTGCACTTATTTTAAATGCCTAACATTGTACTTTTAGTTTCTAAGTGTACGTGGCTATCTTGCTCCAGCTGTCCCTCACGTTCTCTGTGCATCCATCACTTGCTCACCACGACCTATGAAGTGCAGGTGCTACTTGTGCCTTGTGCTACAAGTTCTCTGTTAATTGCAGTGGGAATGATGCTATACATCGTGCAGAGCCAGGCATGTGTATGAGTATGTGTTTCAATTATAGATCTCTTGGGATCTTCTGCAAACATTTCTTGTGCCTCGAAGTTgctggaaaataatgaaaagtatTAAAGCTTTCGTCCTTAAAATGTGTAAGCATCAGAGAATGTTACTTACTTAGAATATTTTTCGGTGTATTAACTGCCCCTTGCAATGATGTAGgaaggtgtgtgtgtgcctgaTTGCCAGGGCATATGGAGGGGAAGGCAGTGGCCAGGCAACCTATCAGAGCACTGCTTTGAACACTTCATGTTCAAAAGCAAAGGTTCAGGCCTTTGTGATCTCAGATGAAAACTGAAGCCTGTGTCACAGCTCGGGTATATGCCCGGAGTCCTCCTTTTCCAAATATACTCCATGAGTGCATATTGATgccctcagctctgcccaggTTTCTTTGGTGACCACTGTGTATTCTGCCAGGTATCCTTCCTGGGGCAGCCGTGTGTGCTCTCAGCTCCTTCAGAGGGATGCGTGTGGCTGCAGATGGGTTatccacagctgtgctgcagaacgCCATGCTTGCTTGCCAACTGCTTGCATCAACATCCAAACAAATCTTGATCTTGTGACAAAATGCAGGAAGACCAATTCTGATTTAGATTGATACTTTATCTTATAGGAAGGCGTTCACTGTTGCTTTACTGAACTGAGGAGGATCACTTAATCTTTCTAGCTAAttcttttttcactgaaaaacaagaacGTGTCTGTGTTCTAACACTCGTTACGGCTCTTCAGTAAGGATTCAGTGCTTATCGCTTACTCCAAGTGATGCTCCAGCTCAGTAAGTTGTGCCAGGCCCGTGCTGGTGCTGAGAGCCAGACTTCAGCCTGTACAGGAGGTAATGAGTGATCATTGCCAAATCACTGTAATGAGACAGCGATGTTGTGTCAggagatgcagcactgctgcccagtgCTTCCAGCTGCCCCGTGCCTTGCTCTGTGCTCGCTTTGTAGGGCTGTTGCTTGGTGTTGccttggcacaggctgctgtCCTGGTTGATCCCTGCTCACCTTACCTCCTGCTTCTGCTCCCTTGATGTTGCATACAGGATGGCTGCAGTACTGGCTGCAGGTATATAGTGTCTCTGACCCACTTGATCCGTACTGCACACAAAGGCTGTAGTTCTTTCTGCTCTGAGTTCTTACCTGGCTGCTGTGGCAGAGCTCGTGTTGTTCTGAAGTTCTGCACTGCTAGGAGGGCAATGCAAGCTTGTGTCTGGCTGCCTACGTGTTTGTGGTGGCAAAATGCTCCAAATTTAGGAAGCTGTCAGCCCCTCAAAACTTGGGTGGTTGGGGTgtcctgcatggagctgttTCTGTGGATACATCCCAGGTTGTCAGTGGCATCTTCTGGTGTGTTTTTAACTTGGTTTGTTTGCGTGGCTGCTTGGAAAGCTTTGCTGCATGTTTCTGATACACAAATCGTGACTAATGTGTTCATACAGCAGTACAGTTGTTCTCAGCAAAACCCAACTGTTTTGTAAGAATCactaattataaaaaaaatttgGAAATGCTTGAGAAAATCCTGACAAGCAGttgcagggaaaggaagagtttccccagcagcagggacagacCCCGCCCGGCAGCAGGGACACGCGGGTCACAGCGCCACGGGACAGCTGGGCAGGGCGCAGCGTGCCCCGAGGGGGGCTGCCAGGGAGGACGGTGCCTTCTGAAGGAGACATCTGGAGCTCACATCCCCTCCCCCGAGCTATTTCCTTGCCCTCTGTGCCCTTCAGAGCTCCTGCCTCAGTGAGATCGCTGCTTTCCCCTGTAGAACCCAGGCTTCGTAGCTTTTCTGGCTTGTGGGAAGGTCAGGGAATTATGTGAAGTCAGCGGTAAAGCACGAAGCTGATCGAATTAACCCTCTGGAATTAGTAACCTTACTGATCGCGCATAAAACACTCCGTGAGCGGCCGGCAGAAGAGCCCGACGCGGGGCGCGGCGGCCGCTCGGTGCAGCAGCGCTGGGGCCGGGCGCCACcgcgcggcgctgcggggcgcggTTCGTTCTGTGCGGCTGTCGGTGCGGTCTGCCCGGCCGTCAGCCCTCGTCGTGCTTTGCGCGTCTGATGGACGACGTCCGCTTCGTTCTGCCCGTTGGGGCTGCCCCGTGCAGAGCCCTGACTTGCGAGTGTCGTACGGGTGAAGTTTGTGATCGACTGTGGCGTTGTTGAAGGGGTTAACGAGAATGAGTAAAGTCGGGTTGGAAAGCAGATGGGAGAGCCCTTgctggggaaaggggagaaggaaatgctgCTCTTGATGAAGCtgggtgagctgtgctgcagtgggccTGATGGCTCCTGCATGACACAGGTACTACTCAGTGATTTCTTCTGCTCCGCAGAGCATGACAAGGTATACACACAAGAGCTTATGTTTTACTCCCCACATTTGATATATAGGAAAACTAGGAAGACAAAATAGGCATGAAAAATTGACAATTAGTCTTCTGTCCTCGCCCCATCTGAGATAGAATGGAAATCAGTATATTACTCCTGGCCAAATGGGGTGGTGTGTCTGCGTGTTTACTCCTCCCACGTATGGGACATTTGCACAGGAGTGTCAGGAATGAAAACTTCGTTCAGGAATGAAAACTTTTAATTTGggaatgaattaaaacaaaaacatttagtTGGATTTATACTCTAAGCTGCAgaagccagcactgctccatgtGATTTGTTGGCCCTGTGAGCCATGGCCAATGTGCAGCCCATGCCTGAGgtcagagcacagctcagcGGAGGCCTCactgcagaaagaagggaagggaggggtcCGCTcactgaagaaaggaaacaagaactccaatacatttttctttctctgcctaTTATAACAAATCTATATTCACTTTTTGCTGTTACATTTCTTACTGTCTGCATCAGTGATGCTGGAGTGCAATCAGGTAGCAGCTGATACAACTCCTTTTTCTCTGAGCAGTAGAAATGGCTGTCTCGCTGGGCAGCGTGGCCGCACACCCGCTGTTGGCATTCAGGCCGCTTTTCATTGCTGCTTTGGTACCTATCAAGGATTCCAGTTACAGGTCATTACTTCATAAACATTTCTGATGGAGTGGGAGTAAAAACACTTTATGAAATGGCATGAACTTCTCAGTGtgaatgtaataaaataataatttaagatACGGTTTTAGGGGTAAGAgtttaaaatgcatattaattaaattaataatgaaaacCTTTATGAAAATCTCTGCTACCAGTTGCAAGTAGCTGTTTAATCAAATTCCTTCtttggaaaaatgcatttcattgtAACATAATTAGCACATCCATTTTGTTCTTAATACAACTTGTGCTAAAATGTGTTTGATGTGGAGTTTCCTCATGGCAATTAGCAGAGAAAGaatataactttttttccaagctttGTAATTTATAAGTGTCATATCTGGGGAAAATCGATGGGATTTTGTAAAGCACTAGAATAATCTTGGCAATATGTTGGGGTAGTGATCACTGGCAGAGGAAGGAAGTGGTGGGAATGGTCGCTGTAGCACACAGCGCTGTCTTCTCTGTGAAACtcagaaatgcaacaaaaatcCAAACTTGAGAGTGGCTTTTATGTAGTCAGAGGAACGAAGCAAAAATACAGTACAgcaatattaaaagaaaacgCCCAGTGCAAATGTCTTTATGCAATGGAAATTGATACAGCATTCCTTAAAATAGCTTTATAAAACAAGCTTGAAAACAGCACTTACAAATAATACTATCTGGGTGATGCTTACCAAAGTACTTTATTTGCTACACTAAATAGTTTCATAACTAACTTTACCTGTTGATTGCCAATACATTAATTACTGATGAAAACCCAAATGGTAAGTAGTATTAGTTACAATTCTTTATAATATACTAACGGGTGGAACCTCAATAACATACACTGTTAGCTGGATTAAGCAAAACAGTAGAAAATGGACACAcacatttacaaataaaaccaaGGCTGTCATCCccaaatttacttttttttacagGGGATCTGATCCAAACGTGATGTGATTGATGGGCTGGATTCTACTTAGCTTTCCCTTTgttcatatttgaaaatgttagtGATTTGAATCACTGATGATAGTTATGTGATTGTGTCTAGCAAGTATTTTAGTAGACAACTTTATATAGTTGTGAGGACTGATAAGAGACTGCACTGTTGTGCATTGCTGTCTCCTGCCATGAAAGTACTGTGGGGAAGGGAGCGGACACgaacaaatgaaaaggaaactaATGAGGTCCCACTACATTgttttaggaaggaaaaaaaagagatttagTATTATGTGGTTAGCTCCCAAATTTAAATAATCAAATCATCTAAACTAATGCATACAGCTGTAGCACAGATTCTGCAAAACTGAGTGTTGGTGTAGTAGGGCTCTGTTCCTGCTGAAGATAACAGGAATCTGCTTtgacagaaagcagagacagGCCGTTGTCCTAAGAGACCCACTTCTAACACGATGCCTTTGGCTGGGTAACGTCAGGTGTGGGAAATTTCATTCTGCTCACTGTGCGGCTCTTCATCAGGCACGAAGCTGAACACGTGCTTACCATGGACAGAACAGCTGCCGCTCCAAAACCTTACTTCCATTTGTGGTTCTCTTATGCAGACAAATGTGTAGGTGTGTAGTATCCTGGTTTGGAACTCTACAATATTTTCCTAGGTGGAAAATACCCGTTTTACAGTACctgcttagaaaaaaatcaaaacagtttCACAGTAATGAGGCCCGTCCTTTGTCCctgaaataatacatttccGTTAATAATGTTGAATAAAAAACTTACTCAACCTTTTTAGAGATCCAGAGAGACTTATGCTGCTATCCAGAAAGATTTACAGTACTGGAGTCTTGACATTCCCTTCATGTCCACATTTCCTGCCCTGCAGGATATGTTCCATTGAGTAACACTGAGGTCCtatttacagaaaggaaaaacaattttgctGGTAGCTAGAGGAAATTGTAGCACTCCAGAAAGGTGCCTGAAATCATCATCAGGCTGTTAAAAATGAGAGATGAAACCAGACTATGCCTCTAAAAATCCTGTCTAATTTTATCTGCAGTAACTCATGTATGTAGTCAAAGACTATCAAGCTAGAATAATTAGTAGattggaaagaaggaaaaatcttGCCTCTTTTTGAAAGTGATGGAATTGTTTCTAATATTAAGTGATAAACCATATgttccttctttcctctgctgGGTAAGCATAAGCGCGCAGTATCAATAAAGATGTTACTGTCAGGCCAGGCAGGCTGGAGATGCAGGAGGTTATAAAAACATTCTTTCCCACTGCCACCAAACCTGTGTGTTCCAGCGGGTCATCCTGAGCGCATGCTGATGAAAGCAGCACAGGATGAGAGGAATGAAGGACAAACCAGAGACAATACCACAACACTTTATAAGGAGAAGGATCTATCGAGACAGGGAGAGGAATCATGTCCTAGGAGACTCTGGGTCCCCAAGCAGCAATTTTgaggaaagaacagaacattGGCAAGAAGAGCAGTGCCAGGGAAGCCAGTACTTTATTTGTATGGTTTGTTTTATCTCTACTGCTATCAGGTTTTCTTGTGTCTGTTTGAAATCCTACTACTGCCTGGGTGAAGAGCTGTGAATCTTTCCGTGGCCATTGGCAGGCTCTTGATACCTATCTGtagtggaaggaagaaaatttatGGCTAATGTGAACTTAATACACAAAATCTTCATTTGATTCTGATCCATACAGCTCAGCTAACATTTTAAACCTGGGTCCCCAGTCATTTAGGAAGTCATAATCGATATCTGAGTCTGAGGAGCCTGATTCCAAAGAACTGAGAGATTCTGCAATGGACTCGGCCCCTTCGTAGCCATAAATGTGAAGCGTGTCATATGGCAGCAGATCCCTGTCATTGTCAGCTTCGTCCTTCTTAACCTCGATCATCATTTCCATTTCTCCAGCACCAGAAGTTGTATTTCCAGGAGGCTTTTGGACCTGTGCATATGCAGAAGGCACCACTTCTGGCTTTATACCATTCTTGCGCACGGAGTTGAGCACGGACACATCATAGCTGGTGGTGTCCATTTCACCGCCACCTTCTTCATCGTAAGTGACGAGCTGCTCGTGGATCTCTGCCACATTCCTCCTGAGACCGCTCAGATCCTTCTTGTGTCTCTTCCTTAGAAGAATTAGCAATGCAATCACTGCTAAGGAAATGTATGTGAGCAATTGTAAATAGAAAAgtaacaaagtaaaacaaattgcATTTTAGACATGTTGCATAACAGACATGCATTTCAGGGCTTTTTCCAAAGtttttttagatatttattaaaaaaaaaaaacaacaaaaaaaaccttaaattGCTGCTAGTTTGTAGGATTTGTACGTTCACAAAGTAGTTCACTCTGTGCGAGGATTTCACAGCTGACTTTTGAGCTGGCATCACAGGTGCAAATGCATAGTGTTGCAAGTGCACTGAAGGGTTCTATCGATGGCTGCCTCGAGGTGGTACGTACATATTTAGTGCCAGGCATCAAATGCTGCTTCTGTGGTAGCTGCAAAGGAGGCCTCTTCTCAAGCAATACAAGAATGTTGCCTCGTCTATGATAGGttccaaataaaacaaataggTACTGTCCTTCTTATTTACAGATTTATGTGTATGTATTCACTGTAATGCTTAAAGGGTTTCCAGTGTAGTTCAGCCTTTGGAAACAGGAATACTGTTGTTATTGCCTCAGtacaattttcctttttatagcTGCATGTGAGCCTAATAACACTAAATCAAGTGTATTATGCATATGTGCAGTGACCTTTCCAGTGAGCCAGTCTTTCCAATAGAATGAGCATGCTTGTAGTTGGAAATACACTAACAAGCCAAATAGAGCAAGTGGAATGAATCAAATAGTTCGAGTTTTTCTGCCTTCATGACCATTTTACAGCCACAAAGCTTTTTTGGGCctcaattaagaaaaaaaatccaagaataAATTCCCACATCTTGAAAAACATTACCAAAGTCCAATAACTTACCAATGATTGTGAAGATACAGATGAAAATTGCCACCAGTGCTTGTACACTAACTCCAACTTGTTTAGCTCTTTCCTCACAAAAAGTGAAGTCGCCTTTTTCATTACACTTGCAGACACTGATAACAagtgtgtttgtgctgctgagctcaggATTGCCGTTGTCTGAGATGATGACAGGCAGGTAGTGGATTTTGGCAAGTTCACGATTAAACTGTCCATCCTTGACAGTGATATTAGCTGTGTTATCTGGAAGAAGTAACAACAGCTAATTAAGTGATAATCTCTACCTGACTTTCCTTATAGATTCTAAGTCATTTGATACACCTTTGCCTTTGACAGAGCAAGCCTTTGGGGAACCCGGTGAAGCATGGGTggcaacatttttttcaatagGTTAAGCCTTTCAAAATATCTGCTTAGCTCTGGTGGCCCAATTGTAGGCCATTGCTACAGCCTTCCTCCCCCTTGAGCTGCTGTCTCGCTGTGGCTGtctgagaaaatgcatttcagggATACACTACCGGGGTTCTCAGTCAAGGAGAAGTTGCTATCTTCTGTGGTTAGGGAGTATGTGAAGAAACCTCCAGGTGATATTTCATCCTTGTCAGTAGCTGAAATCCTGATGATTACCTATAAAGGTAAGATGGGGAAGGTCATAAATTCCAGTATACATTGCGTGATAAAAACGCTTGCAGTGTATAAGTTAGTGCTGGGCTGTGTATCCTGTATAACCCTTCAGCAAAGGGCAGAGCAAAGATATCTTGTGATGTTTCTCTTCCAGTTCTTTTAGGGCAAGTAATATCCACATAGCTCTCCAAAACGagttgtttttccctttcattcaGAGATaggaaacaaaagacaaaatctTGTGTCATTAAAGCATGAAAAGGTCTTATGCTCAAATGTATGTGTATTGAACATTCATTTAGTTAACCGAAATATTCCAGTTacctaaatatttatttacttagttAAATATTTAGTTGCCTAAATAAATATTCTCACAAGTGTTTAACTTGTTTAAGAAATGAGGCTCATTCACTGAATGCCATTGAGACTGCCTCTCCTCAATGACATGATTTTTGGAAAACCTCAACCTGAGGTGCATTAGATGTATAAAGTATAAAAAACGTGTACAATGATGTCCCAAaggtaatttaaaaattaaattgaaggTGAAATAATACCTTGCATGTTCTAATAGATGATTTCATCGGATTCCAGTCTGTGAAAAAATCTCTTAATTAATCTAACATTATATATATAGGCTATGCAAGTATTTACTTGCATGTGAGGTGAAACATCTATGCCCACAAGTATTATTGCTAGTAGTACATGCAGATGCTCTCATCAATAAATACAACAGTAATGTCACAGTTAGCAATGTTTCTCTTAGCGTTTCTCTTAGTGTTTGGTAACGGTTTTGTTCACTCTCTCAACATTCATGTGATACAGTGGAATTACTAACTTCTGCTATGCAAGGTTGCTTTACTTTGCAGTCTAATTGGTAATGCCCAGAGTACATACTGCACATGCTTAAAAGCATACATAATGTACATACTTAAAAGCCTACAGGGAGGGGAACTGTGCAGCCAGCCCATATGTACTTAAGGAAGAACCTTCCTCCTGCCTTACCTTCCCCGGCGCAGCATTTTCGCACACTCTGGGTTCCTCAGGATAAACGAGTTCTGGAGCATTATCATTTTCGTCAGTGACAATGACGTGAACTTGTGCGTGTGATTCTCTGTCAGAAAGACGGCCTGAAACGACAGCAATGGCAATGCACTGGCTGGAGTCCAGGTGCTGTAAAGCCTTTTCCATTGCGCCCACCTCTGTGGCTCTAATGTGCCAAATATGAGGAACTCCTAGGTCCATCACTCATTTAAGCTTTTCCTTTGACAGACTCAGATATTTTTCTCAAAACTCTCATATTGGGCTAAATCATGAAGAgctatgaagaagaaaatgatgatTCATTATGGCTCCCAGATTCTTCATTCTCTGTGACTGTGGTGTCCTTTGTTCCCTGGCCCTAAGGCCACAGGCACAGAGTGCCCAGTACTATTCAATATCCTTCACTTAGCAGAAGAGTCCGGCCCCTTCCAATCTAACTGGGAACTGCCCCAGCTCACCCCTTTTCCTAAACCCAGTGGAGCTGTGCGTAAATGTCTGGGGAGCTCAGTGGGCACGTTTTGTAGCTCTGTGTGAGTGGGAAAACTGGCTGGGATACTTCTGCTCCAAACACAGGTTCCTGCCTGTTCCCCAAGCTTCTTCCTCTCCTCGTGCTTCTGTCATTCCTTTTGACAagctgaaagcatttctgtgatAGCAAGGGGCCAAGTCTTAAAAGTGTTTGATCTATTTGTAGGTACTCATCTGATTTGGAAGATTGCTGTGCAAACCCTGCAAGCATCCATTTCATTCGTAGCTTAGTGGAAAGAAGCTGTCAGGTTGTGGCTTTCCTTCCTGATAAAGCACAGTCCAGCTGTAAAGTCCCCCACTGATTTCTTTCAAGTAAGGAAATGATAGCACTTACCATCCTCCAGGATTTCCTGGGCTGCCACAGTGATGTTGTATAAGGAGCTGAATTCTCTATCTAGGGGCTTAGGAAGCTGAATAATTCCAGAATCAGATACTCTAACATAGTCTCCATTAGGGCTAGCTCTTCGTCGagcaaatctgttttatttaaaaagagatgCATCAATACAAGCGATACAGTATTGTGTTTCACTTCAGTTCTTCATAGGAAAAGGCCAGAGAGTAGTTTTATAAAAAATTACATTGATATCATGACCAGGGAGCCTCAGAACATTTCCCTAAATGTATGCAAGCTGTGAGAGCATAACATATCCATCTGCGAGTTTCCCAGATTATTGGCTTTCACTGTTTAagaagtctgttttcttttccttacaaaGCACATACTCAAGAAAGTTGTTGCAATAAAAATTTTAACAGTACATTATTATAACCATGTAAAGATATCCAAGCTTGTGTATTTTCCCATAAATGTACAAATGTTTTATTAGTGAGTTTATGTCTATAAGTAATGTGTTCGTGTTTGTTGGTTGTTGTATATATCCATAGCTGCAGTGGCTGAGAAGTCAGattggatttttcttttgcttgcaAATGTCTTAAAAATAAGGTCAGTGTCTCAATACTTCGTCAAATTCATGGAATCATTAGCAAATTCTCTACTTAGAAATAGAACCACCACGGCTGATGTTGCGTTACCTGATTTTCCGTTTAGCTGCGTCGGGGTCATGTGCCCCAACGGAGCcaagtgtttttatttcaggATTATTCTCCTGTACTTTGAATTCATATGATAGTTTGGTGAAGACAGGAGGCTCATCTACATCTGTAACTTCAATGGTAATTGTTGAAATGCTCCTGGAGCCACCAGGTTTGTAGTAGGCAGGGTTAACGTTGTGATCTGTTGCTTCAATGTCAAACCTGTACTCTGCTACTTTCTCGAAGTCCAGGGGCtagaagaaaga
The sequence above is drawn from the Gallus gallus isolate bGalGal1 chromosome 11, bGalGal1.mat.broiler.GRCg7b, whole genome shotgun sequence genome and encodes:
- the CDH5 gene encoding cadherin-5 isoform X2; the encoded protein is MWFPFSLHSLCAPISSHTVNSLEQRRTAFLQFRSHSEHAVQAQKKMKKLILLFSLFLAPAFSYKENQKINQNFSSNNTSHKRLKRDWIWNRMHIREEIDSPLPHHVGKLTSSVGNKNAMYIIEGESANTIFKVQGYDGDIYAFERLDREKKAEYELTAHIIDRRNNRSLEPPSKFIIKVSDINDNAPIFVQKIFNGSVPEMSRLGTSVTKVTAEDADDPTVAGHATVTYQIIKGNEYFTVDDSGVISTARADLDRESQSAYEIIVKAKDALGLTGESSTATVIIRLTDINDNFPVFKHPSFHFRVPENISVGGEVGRVKVEDIDEPQHRNTKYSFVRGDYRDTFEIIANPFTNEGIIRPKKPLDFEKVAEYRFDIEATDHNVNPAYYKPGGSRSISTITIEVTDVDEPPVFTKLSYEFKVQENNPEIKTLGSVGAHDPDAAKRKIRFARRRASPNGDYVRVSDSGIIQLPKPLDREFSSLYNITVAAQEILEDGRLSDRESHAQVHVIVTDENDNAPELVYPEEPRVCENAAPGKVIIRISATDKDEISPGGFFTYSLTTEDSNFSLTENPDNTANITVKDGQFNRELAKIHYLPVIISDNGNPELSSTNTLVISVCKCNEKGDFTFCEERAKQVGVSVQALVAIFICIFTIIVIALLILLRKRHKKDLSGLRRNVAEIHEQLVTYDEEGGGEMDTTSYDVSVLNSVRKNGIKPEVVPSAYAQVQKPPGNTTSGAGEMEMMIEVKKDEADNDRDLLPYDTLHIYGYEGAESIAESLSSLESGSSDSDIDYDFLNDWGPRFKMLAELYGSESNEDFVY
- the CDH5 gene encoding cadherin-5 precursor → MKKLILLFSLFLAPAFSYKENQKINQNFSSNNTSHKRLKRDWIWNRMHIREEIDSPLPHHVGKLTSSVGNKNAMYIIEGESANTIFKVQGYDGDIYAFERLDREKKAEYELTAHIIDRRNNRSLEPPSKFIIKVSDINDNAPIFVQKIFNGSVPEMSRLGTSVTKVTAEDADDPTVAGHATVTYQIIKGNEYFTVDDSGVISTARADLDRESQSAYEIIVKAKDALGLTGESSTATVIIRLTDINDNFPVFKHPSFHFRVPENISVGGEVGRVKVEDIDEPQHRNTKYSFVRGDYRDTFEIIANPFTNEGIIRPKKPLDFEKVAEYRFDIEATDHNVNPAYYKPGGSRSISTITIEVTDVDEPPVFTKLSYEFKVQENNPEIKTLGSVGAHDPDAAKRKIRFARRRASPNGDYVRVSDSGIIQLPKPLDREFSSLYNITVAAQEILEDGRLSDRESHAQVHVIVTDENDNAPELVYPEEPRVCENAAPGKVIIRISATDKDEISPGGFFTYSLTTEDSNFSLTENPDNTANITVKDGQFNRELAKIHYLPVIISDNGNPELSSTNTLVISVCKCNEKGDFTFCEERAKQVGVSVQALVAIFICIFTIIAVIALLILLRKRHKKDLSGLRRNVAEIHEQLVTYDEEGGGEMDTTSYDVSVLNSVRKNGIKPEVVPSAYAQVQKPPGNTTSGAGEMEMMIEVKKDEADNDRDLLPYDTLHIYGYEGAESIAESLSSLESGSSDSDIDYDFLNDWGPRFKMLAELYGSESNEDFVY
- the CDH5 gene encoding cadherin-5 isoform X1; protein product: MWFPFSLHSLCAPISSHTVNSLEQRRTAFLQFRSHSEHAVQAQKKMKKLILLFSLFLAPAFSYKENQKINQNFSSNNTSHKRLKRDWIWNRMHIREEIDSPLPHHVGKLTSSVGNKNAMYIIEGESANTIFKVQGYDGDIYAFERLDREKKAEYELTAHIIDRRNNRSLEPPSKFIIKVSDINDNAPIFVQKIFNGSVPEMSRLGTSVTKVTAEDADDPTVAGHATVTYQIIKGNEYFTVDDSGVISTARADLDRESQSAYEIIVKAKDALGLTGESSTATVIIRLTDINDNFPVFKHPSFHFRVPENISVGGEVGRVKVEDIDEPQHRNTKYSFVRGDYRDTFEIIANPFTNEGIIRPKKPLDFEKVAEYRFDIEATDHNVNPAYYKPGGSRSISTITIEVTDVDEPPVFTKLSYEFKVQENNPEIKTLGSVGAHDPDAAKRKIRFARRRASPNGDYVRVSDSGIIQLPKPLDREFSSLYNITVAAQEILEDGRLSDRESHAQVHVIVTDENDNAPELVYPEEPRVCENAAPGKVIIRISATDKDEISPGGFFTYSLTTEDSNFSLTENPDNTANITVKDGQFNRELAKIHYLPVIISDNGNPELSSTNTLVISVCKCNEKGDFTFCEERAKQVGVSVQALVAIFICIFTIIAVIALLILLRKRHKKDLSGLRRNVAEIHEQLVTYDEEGGGEMDTTSYDVSVLNSVRKNGIKPEVVPSAYAQVQKPPGNTTSGAGEMEMMIEVKKDEADNDRDLLPYDTLHIYGYEGAESIAESLSSLESGSSDSDIDYDFLNDWGPRFKMLAELYGSESNEDFVY